Proteins found in one Misgurnus anguillicaudatus chromosome 3, ASM2758022v2, whole genome shotgun sequence genomic segment:
- the LOC129443824 gene encoding uncharacterized protein, translating to MMDVMCCKSVGTDLSMLDIDDFMTEISQLKKEVALLETKLRLRGDEGLKREDSELSLTLLCYTESKHTDAQDTTVCDSNQDLQDDESTDQTSTESLDSVCNAGEQQQILQTKLNMCSVKLIDCKNLMMKTRRETTEEEDHTDDDEDNHDDDEEEEEENYDNTDDDFIPSDQKNDSCSEGEITSSTSKERRAAQSFSCNTCGKTLSSQGHLKRHERKHNEEKLFTCRRCKISFTTLQEKKLHSEEHREKKKLHCQKSDEKSFHCTECDKYLSSKGSLVAHQRIHTGEKPYECPHCEKRFNHKPHLKNHMRIHTNERPYQCSECGKTFTGNSALKSHQKIHSEEKLHQCSHCDKRFHHKGQLIIHERVHTGEKPYLCSQCGRSFSSPTSFIVHQRIHTGEKPYHCNVCGKSFHRQTHFAKHQRIHTGERLYKCSQCEKTFARSDVLRTHERVHTGEKPYHCLICGERFAYLGSFHTHKKKHTEEQTTLQSS from the exons atgatggatgtgatgtgctgtaaatcagtaggaactgatctgtccatgctggatattgatgatttcatgacagaaatctctcagctgaagaaagaggtggcgttactggagacaaagctgaggttaagaggagatgaaggactgaagagagag GACTCCGAGCTCAGTCTGactttactctgttatactgagtcaaagcacacagacgctcaggacactacagtgtgtgacagtaatcaGGACTTACAGGATGATGAATCtactgatcaaacctccacagagtctctggattctgtctgtaacgctggagaacagcagcagatcctgcagaccaaactcaacatgtgttcagtcaaactcatcgactgcaagaacctcatgatgaagacGAGAAGAGAAAccacagaagaggaagatcacactgatgatgatgaagacaaTCATGACgatgatgaggaggaggaggaggagaattATGACAACactgatgatgattttattcctTCAG ATCAAAAGAATGATTCATGTTCTGAGGGAGAAAtaacgtcctcaacatcaaaagagcgacGGGCAGCACAATCTTTTTCCTGCAAcacctgtggaaagacattGAGTTCACAAGGACATTTAaagagacatgagagaaaacacaatgAAGAGAAACTCTTCACCTGCAGGAGATGtaagatcagctttactaccttacaagagaagaaacttcattcagaagagcacagagagaagaagaagttacactgtcagaaaagtGATGAAAAGTCTTTCCACTGCACTGAATGTGACAAATATTTAAGCAGCAAAGGAAGTCTTGTTGctcatcagagaattcacacaggagaaaaaccatacgagtgtcctcactgtgagaagagattCAACCACAAACCTCATCTGAAGAACCACATGCGTAtacacaccaatgagagaccgtatcagtgcagtgaATGTGGAAAAACCTTTACAGGAAACTCTGCATTAAAGTCACACCAAAAAATACACAGTGAAGAGAAACTTCATCaatgttcacactgtgataaacGTTTTCATCATAAAGGTCAGCTGATAatccatgagagagttcacaccggagagaaaccttatctcTGTTCTCAGTGTGGTAGGAGCTTCTCCAGTCCAACTTCTTTCATTgttcatcagagaattcacactggagagaaaccctATCACTGtaatgtctgtgggaagagttttcatcgacaaacacactttgcaaagcaccagagaattcatacaggtgaaagactttacaaatgctctcagtgtgagaagacgtttGCTCGATCAGATGTCTTGAGAAcccatgagagagttcacactggagagaaaccttatcactgcttgatctgtggagagagatttGCTTATTTAGGAAGTTTTCATACTCACAAGAAGAAACATACTGAAGAACAAACTACACTGCAATCATCATAG